One window of Xanthomonas sp. 10-10 genomic DNA carries:
- a CDS encoding lipocalin family protein: MSRLPELITVASLDLNRYLGTWYEIARLPIRFEDADCTDVSAHYSLADDGSVSVQNRCLTAAGELEEAVGQARAIDATNARLEVTFLPEGLRWIPFTKGDYWVMRIDAEYTAALVGSPDRKYLWLLARLPQLDENIAQAYLAQAREQGFDLAPLIHTPHTGRLTEQPLP, encoded by the coding sequence ATGAGCCGACTTCCCGAGTTGATCACCGTTGCATCGCTGGACCTGAACCGCTATCTCGGCACCTGGTACGAGATCGCCAGGTTGCCGATCCGCTTCGAGGACGCCGACTGCACCGATGTGTCCGCGCATTATTCGCTTGCCGACGACGGCAGCGTAAGCGTGCAGAACCGCTGCCTGACCGCAGCCGGCGAGCTGGAGGAAGCGGTCGGTCAGGCGCGCGCCATCGACGCGACAAATGCCAGGCTCGAAGTGACCTTCCTGCCCGAGGGGCTGCGCTGGATTCCCTTCACCAAGGGCGACTATTGGGTGATGCGCATCGACGCGGAGTACACCGCCGCGTTGGTCGGCAGTCCCGATCGCAAGTATCTGTGGCTGCTCGCGCGCCTGCCGCAGCTGGACGAAAACATTGCCCAGGCCTATCTGGCGCAGGCGCGCGAACAGGGGTTCGACCTGGCGCCGTTGATCCACACCCCGCACACCGGCCGGCTCACCGAACAACCGCTGCCCTGA